A single region of the Gilliamella apis genome encodes:
- the secE gene encoding preprotein translocase subunit SecE, giving the protein MLVSNESQDTSTVLDKFKWVLVLVLIALIVWGNSYFSLPNDIYQPNAIVRIIAVVVVSLLTLFIAFTTAKGKSFIAFLQESRKELRKVVWPTRKEAVQTTLLIAVITVIVGTALWGMDSLFRSIIFYLTSIGR; this is encoded by the coding sequence ATGCTAGTAAGTAACGAGAGTCAAGATACAAGTACTGTTCTAGACAAATTTAAATGGGTTTTGGTTCTAGTATTAATTGCGTTAATTGTTTGGGGAAATTCTTATTTCTCTTTACCTAATGATATATATCAACCAAATGCGATCGTTCGAATTATTGCAGTTGTTGTGGTTTCGCTTTTAACCTTATTTATTGCATTTACAACCGCTAAAGGGAAATCGTTTATAGCTTTTCTGCAAGAATCACGAAAAGAACTCAGAAAGGTTGTATGGCCTACTCGTAAAGAAGCTGTACAAACAACTTTATTAATCGCTGTTATTACCGTTATTGTTGGTACTGCGCTTTGGGGAATGGATTCTTTGTTCCGTTCAATCATCTTTTATTTAACTTCAATAGGGCGTTAA
- the nusG gene encoding transcription termination/antitermination protein NusG has protein sequence MSETQQKRWYVIQAYSGYEARVAQSLREYIKLHNMEDSFGEVLVPTEEVVEMKGGQRRKSERKFFPGYVLVEMMMNDATWHLVKSVPRTMGFIGGTSDRPAPISQREVDAIMNRLQQVGDKPRPKTLFEPGELVRVNEGPFADFNGVVEEVDYEKSRLKVSVSIFGRSTPVELDFSQVEKS, from the coding sequence ATGAGTGAAACACAACAAAAACGCTGGTATGTGATCCAAGCTTATTCTGGCTATGAAGCACGTGTTGCACAATCATTACGTGAATATATTAAATTACATAATATGGAAGATTCTTTTGGGGAAGTTTTAGTACCAACCGAAGAAGTTGTTGAAATGAAAGGTGGACAGCGCCGTAAAAGCGAACGTAAATTTTTCCCAGGTTATGTTTTAGTTGAAATGATGATGAACGATGCAACTTGGCATTTAGTTAAAAGTGTACCAAGAACAATGGGATTCATTGGTGGGACATCAGATAGACCAGCGCCAATTAGCCAACGTGAAGTTGATGCAATTATGAATCGTCTACAGCAAGTTGGTGATAAACCGCGTCCTAAAACATTATTTGAACCAGGTGAACTTGTTCGTGTTAACGAAGGTCCATTTGCTGACTTTAATGGTGTAGTTGAAGAAGTAGATTACGAAAAAAGTCGCTTAAAAGTGTCGGTTTCTATTTTTGGTCGTTCTACTCCAGTTGAACTTGATTTTAGCCAAGTAGAAAAAAGCTAA
- a CDS encoding glycerate kinase has protein sequence MTVIVIVGSLGNKAETIYPYGINAMFSILSKVATLAEVLEATKAKEYCLNT, from the coding sequence ATGACGGTAATTGTTATTGTTGGCAGTTTGGGCAATAAAGCTGAAACCATTTATCCTTATGGTATTAATGCCATGTTCAGTATTTTAAGTAAAGTTGCGACTTTGGCGGAAGTATTAGAAGCAACAAAGGCAAAAGAATATTGCCTTAACACTTAA
- a CDS encoding ABC transporter ATP-binding protein — MIVFDSIQIRRGINLLLDNASATINPKQKVGLVGKNGCGKSTLFSLIKGEIQTDAGSVSIPAQWQLAWVNQETPALDTAAIEYVIDGDREFRKLEQDLEIAYEKNNGEQIALIHEKLDNIDAWTIRSRAATLLHGLGFSNEQLTLPVKSYSGGWRMRLNLAQALMCRSDLLLLDEPTNHLDLDAVMWLEKWLSNYQGTLILISHDRDFLDPLVNKIIHIEQKKLFEYTGNYSSFETQRSAKLAQQQSMYESQQLKVAHLQSYIDRFRAKATKAKQAQSRIKMLERMELIAPAHVDNPFHFKFRQSEFLPSPLLTMENIVAGYGDKIVLEQIKLNLVPGSRIGLLGRNGAGKSTLIKLLAGELLPMQGQVSLAKGVQLGYFAQHQLEYLRADESALWHLKQLAEPKNTEQELRNYLGGFDFHGDKVSEPVKTFSGGEKARLVLALIVWQKPNLLLLDEPTNHLDLDMRQALTEALIDFEGALVVVSHDRHLLRSTTDEFYLVHDHKVEPFNGDLDDYHKWLTEEQKAENQPEETNKPIKKESLPKVSAQERKEQKRKDAEARAQLQPLKKQLQKEEKIIARLNDQLKIIEEQLADPDLYGSDKKTELTQLLLNQSNLKIELDKAESSWFDLQQQLEEFEAE, encoded by the coding sequence ATGATAGTGTTTGATTCTATCCAAATTCGTAGAGGCATTAATCTACTTTTAGATAATGCATCAGCAACAATAAATCCTAAACAGAAAGTTGGATTAGTCGGTAAAAATGGCTGTGGTAAGTCCACACTTTTTTCATTAATTAAAGGTGAAATTCAAACTGATGCCGGTAGTGTTTCTATTCCTGCTCAATGGCAATTAGCATGGGTAAATCAAGAAACACCAGCATTAGATACAGCCGCTATCGAATATGTTATTGATGGTGATCGTGAGTTTCGAAAATTAGAACAAGATTTAGAGATTGCTTACGAAAAAAATAATGGTGAGCAAATTGCGCTTATTCATGAAAAACTTGATAACATTGATGCGTGGACTATCCGCTCTCGAGCGGCAACGTTACTGCATGGTTTAGGTTTTTCCAATGAACAATTAACATTACCGGTTAAATCCTACTCTGGTGGTTGGCGTATGCGACTTAATCTAGCGCAAGCGTTAATGTGCCGTTCTGATTTACTTCTTCTTGATGAACCAACCAACCATCTTGATTTAGATGCTGTGATGTGGTTAGAAAAATGGTTAAGTAATTATCAAGGTACACTTATTTTAATTTCACATGACCGTGATTTCTTAGATCCATTGGTTAATAAAATTATTCACATTGAACAAAAAAAACTATTTGAGTATACCGGTAATTATTCATCATTTGAGACACAACGCTCAGCAAAACTGGCTCAGCAACAATCAATGTATGAAAGCCAGCAACTTAAAGTTGCACATTTACAAAGCTATATTGATCGTTTTAGGGCTAAAGCAACTAAAGCTAAACAAGCTCAAAGCCGAATAAAAATGTTAGAAAGAATGGAATTAATTGCACCAGCACATGTTGATAATCCATTTCACTTTAAATTTAGACAATCTGAATTCTTACCAAGTCCTTTATTAACGATGGAAAATATCGTTGCCGGCTATGGTGATAAAATTGTATTAGAACAGATTAAACTTAATTTAGTTCCAGGTTCTCGCATAGGTTTATTAGGTCGTAATGGTGCTGGTAAATCAACACTCATCAAGTTATTAGCAGGTGAATTACTGCCAATGCAAGGTCAGGTTAGCTTAGCTAAAGGGGTACAACTTGGCTATTTTGCTCAACACCAATTAGAATATTTACGGGCAGATGAATCAGCTTTATGGCATTTAAAACAACTTGCGGAGCCGAAAAATACCGAACAAGAATTACGTAATTATTTGGGAGGTTTTGATTTTCATGGTGATAAAGTTAGTGAACCAGTAAAAACATTCTCTGGTGGTGAAAAGGCTCGATTAGTTTTAGCGTTAATTGTTTGGCAAAAACCAAATTTACTGTTGCTCGATGAACCAACAAACCACTTAGATTTAGATATGCGACAAGCCTTGACTGAAGCATTAATCGATTTTGAGGGGGCGTTAGTTGTGGTCTCGCATGATAGGCATTTATTGCGTTCTACTACTGATGAGTTTTACTTAGTTCATGATCATAAAGTCGAACCTTTTAATGGTGATCTTGATGATTATCATAAATGGCTTACGGAAGAACAGAAAGCAGAAAACCAACCGGAAGAAACAAATAAACCAATAAAAAAGGAAAGTTTACCTAAAGTTTCAGCGCAAGAACGTAAAGAGCAGAAACGCAAAGATGCTGAGGCTCGTGCACAATTACAGCCACTTAAAAAGCAGTTACAAAAAGAAGAGAAAATTATTGCTCGATTAAATGATCAATTAAAAATTATTGAAGAGCAATTAGCGGATCCCGATCTTTACGGTTCAGATAAAAAAACAGAACTGACGCAATTGCTGCTCAATCAAAGTAATTTAAAAATAGAATTAGATAAAGCAGAGTCAAGTTGGTTTGATTTACAACAACAGTTAGAAGAATTTGAAGCTGAGTAA
- a CDS encoding PFL family protein translates to METKQILETIKMIEEEKLDIRTITMGISLLDCIDSDGAKARQKIYDKITRLAKDLVKVGDQITSEFGIPIINKRISVTPISLIAGASNDKDYVAFAKTLDEAAKAVGVNFIGGFSALVQKGYHKGDEILIKSIPQALAQTERVCSSVNVGSTQTGINMDAVKQMGQIIKEAAALTADNSSMACAKLVVFANAVEDNPFMAGAFHGVGEADCVINVGVSGPGVVKRALEKVKGQPFDVVAETIKKTAFKITRMGQLVGKEASERLGVKFGIVDLSLAPTPAIGDSVAHILEEMGLEVVGTHGTTAALAMLNDAVKKGGVMACGHVGGLSGAFIPVSEDAGMIDAVNNGALNLEKLEAMTCVCSVGLDMIAIPGDTPAETISAIIADEAAIGVINHKTTAVRIIPAVGLKVGDNIEFGGLLGHAPVMPVNKFSSCDFISRGGRIPAPIHSFKN, encoded by the coding sequence ATGGAAACAAAACAGATCCTCGAAACAATTAAAATGATAGAGGAAGAAAAACTTGATATCCGCACAATAACCATGGGTATATCTCTTCTTGATTGTATTGATAGTGATGGTGCAAAAGCGCGTCAAAAAATCTACGATAAAATTACGCGATTAGCGAAAGATTTAGTTAAAGTTGGTGATCAAATTACTTCTGAATTTGGTATCCCTATTATTAATAAACGTATTTCAGTTACTCCTATATCATTGATTGCAGGCGCAAGTAACGATAAAGACTATGTTGCCTTTGCTAAAACACTCGATGAAGCAGCCAAAGCGGTTGGTGTTAATTTTATAGGCGGATTTTCTGCATTAGTGCAAAAAGGTTACCATAAAGGCGATGAAATTCTTATTAAATCAATTCCACAAGCATTAGCACAAACCGAACGAGTTTGTTCTTCAGTTAATGTCGGCTCTACTCAAACTGGTATTAATATGGATGCAGTAAAGCAAATGGGACAAATTATTAAAGAAGCGGCCGCATTAACCGCCGACAATAGTAGTATGGCTTGTGCAAAATTAGTGGTATTTGCTAATGCAGTTGAAGATAATCCATTTATGGCTGGTGCTTTTCATGGTGTTGGTGAAGCTGACTGTGTGATTAATGTCGGTGTGAGTGGGCCGGGTGTAGTTAAGCGAGCATTGGAAAAAGTTAAAGGTCAGCCTTTTGATGTTGTTGCTGAAACAATTAAAAAAACTGCCTTTAAAATAACTCGTATGGGTCAACTGGTAGGTAAAGAAGCGTCAGAACGTTTAGGCGTTAAATTTGGGATTGTTGATTTATCTTTGGCACCAACTCCAGCTATCGGTGACTCAGTAGCACATATTTTAGAAGAAATGGGACTAGAAGTTGTTGGAACACATGGAACTACCGCTGCACTAGCGATGCTTAATGATGCCGTGAAAAAAGGTGGCGTAATGGCTTGTGGCCATGTAGGTGGATTAAGTGGTGCATTTATTCCTGTATCAGAAGATGCGGGTATGATTGATGCAGTAAACAATGGGGCTCTAAATCTTGAAAAATTAGAAGCCATGACCTGTGTTTGCTCTGTAGGGCTTGATATGATTGCTATTCCTGGCGATACGCCAGCTGAAACTATTTCAGCAATTATTGCTGATGAAGCAGCAATTGGAGTAATTAATCATAAAACGACGGCGGTCAGAATTATCCCAGCTGTAGGTTTGAAAGTAGGCGATAATATTGAATTTGGTGGTTTACTTGGCCATGCTCCTGTAATGCCAGTAAATAAATTTAGTTCATGCGATTTTATTAGTCGTGGTGGGCGTATTCCTGCTCCAATTCACTCCTTTAAAAATTAA
- a CDS encoding OPT family oligopeptide transporter, with translation MNNLRELTLRGTILGALITIVFTASNVYLGLKVGLTFSSAIPAAVISMAILRLFSGSTILENNMVQTQASAAGTLSSVIFVMPGLLMMGYWSNFPFWLTFAVCAAGGMLGVLFSIPLRHVMVVKSDLPYPEGVAAAEILKAGSKTDDKEANDGLKDIVFGGIIASIVSLFTNGFRLLSDSTAYWFTGGKSIFQIPMGFSLALLSAGYLIGIISGIAVLIGTIIAWGFGIPILSALTDYDTSQPLSKIAMGMWATDIRFIGAGTIAIAAVWTLLTLIKPVIEGLKTSLKTLRSDISVNDIERTDRDLSPKTIFIIMAGMLIILVATFHSFISDSGLSTGIAWLLVICAVLFAFIMGFLVAAACGYMAGLVGSSASPISGIAIVAAIAISLILLGLSETHGMLSSVEGTDFITALALFTTSVVLSIACISNDNLQDLKTGYLVHATPWRQQVALLIGCVVGAIVIAPILEILYNAYGFTGAVPRTNMDPTQVLAAPQATLMTTIAKGIFSHNLDWTMILIGLAVGATVIIIDLILAKKKTKFRLPALAIGLGIYLPPSITLAIFTGSLLSWIVKRQAYAKAQKLNLDPESEFKKVDRKASLIASGLIVGESLVGVILAIVIVISVTNGGGDAPLAIFPDLGDVSQYLGLFVFITICCLIIRRSLSALKR, from the coding sequence ATGAATAATTTACGAGAACTTACACTACGCGGTACCATTCTTGGTGCTTTAATTACTATCGTCTTTACAGCCTCCAATGTCTATTTAGGTTTGAAAGTCGGATTAACTTTTTCATCAGCCATTCCTGCCGCCGTCATTTCCATGGCTATTTTACGATTATTTTCAGGATCGACAATTTTAGAAAATAATATGGTGCAAACTCAAGCTTCCGCTGCTGGAACTTTATCATCTGTTATTTTCGTTATGCCAGGTTTATTAATGATGGGATATTGGAGTAATTTTCCTTTCTGGTTAACCTTTGCGGTTTGCGCTGCTGGTGGCATGTTAGGGGTATTATTTTCTATTCCATTACGTCATGTTATGGTAGTAAAAAGTGATTTACCTTATCCAGAAGGTGTCGCTGCGGCTGAAATATTAAAAGCTGGTTCGAAAACTGACGATAAAGAAGCAAATGATGGATTAAAGGATATCGTATTTGGCGGTATTATCGCCTCTATAGTGAGCTTATTTACTAATGGATTTCGTTTATTGTCTGATAGCACTGCTTATTGGTTTACAGGTGGTAAATCGATATTTCAGATCCCAATGGGATTTTCATTAGCATTACTCAGCGCTGGCTACCTAATTGGTATTATTTCAGGAATTGCGGTATTAATCGGAACCATTATAGCTTGGGGATTTGGTATTCCAATCCTAAGTGCCCTAACAGATTATGATACCTCGCAACCTTTATCTAAAATCGCAATGGGAATGTGGGCCACAGATATTCGTTTTATCGGTGCAGGTACCATAGCAATTGCCGCAGTCTGGACATTACTGACTTTAATCAAACCGGTTATTGAGGGTTTAAAAACATCGTTAAAAACACTTCGCTCTGATATTTCTGTAAATGATATTGAGCGAACAGATAGAGACTTGTCACCAAAAACAATTTTTATCATTATGGCTGGCATGCTAATTATCTTAGTTGCAACCTTTCACTCTTTTATTTCTGATAGTGGTTTATCAACTGGTATTGCTTGGTTACTAGTAATTTGTGCTGTTTTATTTGCATTTATTATGGGATTTTTAGTTGCAGCTGCCTGTGGTTATATGGCTGGTTTAGTTGGTTCTTCAGCCAGTCCTATATCAGGTATTGCCATTGTTGCCGCTATAGCTATTTCACTAATATTACTTGGCTTAAGTGAAACACACGGTATGTTATCCTCTGTCGAAGGAACTGACTTTATCACTGCATTAGCCCTATTTACAACTAGTGTTGTGCTATCAATTGCATGTATTTCAAATGATAATTTACAAGATTTGAAAACAGGTTATTTAGTTCATGCCACGCCATGGCGACAACAAGTAGCCCTTTTAATTGGTTGTGTTGTCGGTGCTATTGTCATTGCCCCTATTCTTGAAATACTCTATAACGCTTATGGTTTTACTGGTGCGGTTCCTCGTACAAATATGGATCCTACCCAAGTATTAGCCGCGCCTCAAGCAACTTTGATGACAACCATTGCTAAAGGAATTTTTTCTCATAATCTAGATTGGACAATGATCTTGATAGGTTTAGCTGTAGGCGCAACAGTTATCATCATTGACCTAATTTTAGCCAAAAAGAAAACTAAATTCCGTCTACCTGCTTTAGCTATCGGATTAGGTATTTACTTACCACCAAGTATTACATTGGCTATATTTACTGGTTCATTATTATCATGGATAGTAAAACGTCAGGCATATGCAAAAGCACAAAAACTAAATTTAGATCCAGAAAGTGAGTTCAAAAAAGTAGATCGTAAAGCGTCTTTAATTGCATCAGGCTTAATCGTCGGTGAAAGTTTAGTTGGTGTTATACTTGCCATTGTGATTGTCATTAGCGTCACTAATGGTGGTGGAGATGCACCTCTGGCAATATTCCCTGACTTAGGCGATGTGTCTCAATATTTAGGATTATTTGTTTTCATTACGATCTGTTGTCTTATTATTCGCAGATCTTTGTCAGCACTTAAACGATAA
- the adhE gene encoding bifunctional acetaldehyde-CoA/alcohol dehydrogenase, with translation MAVTNMNELNELMTRVKKAQETYSTYTQEQVDKIFVAAATAAAAARIPLAQQAVAESGMGIVEDKVIKNLFAAEYILNKYRNDKTCGVVAENESYGTITIAEPLGIICGIVPTTNPTSTAIFKSLISLKTRNAIVFSPHPRAKKSTIEAARIVLDAAIKAGAPKDIIGWIDEPSIELSNALMHHDDVAAILATGGPGMVKAAYSSGKPALGVGAGNTPVIIDETADLKRAVASVLMSKTFDNGMICASEQAIVVVDSVYDEVRDLLTQYGAYVLNAKETKAVQGIILNDKGALNANIVGQPATKIAEMAGIKVPAGSKVLVGEVSKVDLSEPFAHEKLSPTLAMFKAKDFNEAVDKAEKLVEMGGMGHTSVLYTDQDSNRDRVAYFGSKMKTCRILINQPAAHGGIGDLYNFDLAPSLTLGCGSWGGNSVSENVGPKHLINKKTIAKRAENMLWHKLPSSIYFKRGSLPVALNEVIEQGAKRVFLVTDKFLFNNGYSKQITDQLEAQGVICETFFDVEADPTLSVVRKGTDSMTAFQPDTVIALGGGSPMDAAKIMWVLYEHPETKFDELALRFMDIRKRTCHFPNMGKKAKLICVTTTSGTGSEVTPFAVVTDDATGQKYPLADYAITPNMAIVDANLVMNMPKSLCAAGGYDAVTHALEAYVSIMASEFSDGQALQALSLLKAYLPTSYKEGAKNPIAREKVHNAATLAGVAFAQSFLGVCHSIAHKIGAAFHIPHGVANAMLISNVVRFNATDKPTKQGTFSQYGYPQAVRRYAEIAEHLGLTVATDKDEKKVEKLIGWLDQLRKDLDIPFSIKEFGVDEKTFLAQVDQLAVDAFDDQCTGANPRYPLIAELKQILLDTYYGRAYQDKGDISEDVAVNTAAKGVAATTTKKKAPKKK, from the coding sequence ATGGCAGTAACCAATATGAATGAGTTAAATGAGTTAATGACTCGAGTTAAAAAAGCTCAGGAAACTTATTCTACTTATACTCAAGAGCAAGTTGATAAAATCTTCGTGGCAGCAGCAACAGCCGCAGCTGCAGCTCGAATCCCTCTTGCACAGCAAGCTGTTGCTGAATCAGGAATGGGGATTGTAGAAGATAAAGTTATTAAAAACTTATTTGCTGCAGAGTATATTCTTAATAAATATCGCAATGACAAAACTTGTGGTGTTGTTGCTGAAAATGAGTCTTATGGTACCATTACAATAGCGGAGCCATTAGGGATTATTTGTGGAATCGTGCCGACTACAAACCCGACTTCAACCGCAATTTTTAAATCATTAATCAGTTTAAAAACTCGTAATGCTATTGTCTTTTCACCACATCCACGTGCTAAAAAATCAACTATTGAAGCTGCCCGTATTGTATTAGATGCGGCAATTAAAGCTGGTGCGCCAAAAGATATTATTGGTTGGATTGATGAACCATCTATCGAATTATCAAATGCTTTAATGCATCATGATGATGTTGCTGCAATCTTAGCAACTGGTGGACCAGGTATGGTTAAAGCCGCTTATAGTTCTGGTAAACCAGCATTAGGTGTTGGTGCAGGTAATACCCCTGTAATTATCGATGAAACTGCTGATTTAAAACGTGCTGTTGCATCAGTACTTATGTCTAAAACTTTTGATAATGGTATGATCTGTGCTTCTGAGCAAGCTATTGTTGTCGTTGATTCAGTTTATGATGAAGTACGTGATTTATTGACTCAATATGGCGCTTATGTTTTAAATGCTAAAGAAACAAAAGCTGTTCAAGGTATCATCTTAAATGATAAAGGCGCTTTAAATGCTAATATCGTAGGCCAACCAGCAACTAAGATTGCAGAAATGGCTGGTATTAAAGTTCCTGCAGGTTCTAAAGTACTTGTTGGTGAAGTAAGTAAAGTAGATTTATCTGAACCATTTGCTCACGAAAAACTTTCACCAACATTAGCTATGTTTAAAGCTAAAGATTTTAATGAAGCGGTAGATAAAGCTGAAAAACTTGTTGAAATGGGTGGTATGGGACATACTTCAGTACTTTATACTGATCAAGATAGTAATCGTGATCGTGTTGCTTATTTTGGCAGTAAAATGAAAACATGTCGTATTTTAATCAACCAACCAGCTGCTCATGGTGGTATCGGTGATTTGTATAACTTTGATTTAGCGCCATCTTTAACATTAGGATGTGGTTCTTGGGGTGGTAACTCGGTCTCAGAAAATGTCGGTCCGAAACACTTAATCAACAAGAAAACAATCGCTAAGAGAGCAGAAAACATGTTATGGCACAAATTACCAAGTTCTATCTATTTTAAACGTGGCTCGCTTCCAGTTGCTTTAAATGAAGTGATTGAGCAAGGTGCCAAACGAGTATTTTTAGTAACCGATAAATTCTTATTTAATAATGGTTACTCAAAACAAATTACTGATCAACTTGAAGCACAAGGCGTGATTTGTGAAACCTTCTTTGATGTTGAAGCTGACCCAACATTAAGTGTCGTCCGTAAAGGTACTGATTCAATGACAGCATTCCAACCGGATACTGTTATTGCTTTAGGTGGTGGTTCACCAATGGATGCGGCGAAAATTATGTGGGTTCTTTATGAACACCCAGAAACTAAATTTGATGAATTAGCATTGCGTTTCATGGATATTCGTAAACGTACTTGTCATTTCCCTAACATGGGTAAAAAAGCAAAATTAATTTGTGTGACAACTACATCTGGTACTGGTTCTGAAGTGACTCCTTTTGCGGTGGTTACTGATGATGCAACTGGTCAAAAATATCCATTAGCTGATTATGCAATTACACCAAACATGGCAATTGTCGATGCTAACTTAGTTATGAATATGCCAAAATCACTTTGTGCTGCTGGTGGTTATGATGCGGTAACTCATGCTTTAGAAGCTTATGTGTCAATTATGGCAAGCGAGTTTTCTGATGGTCAAGCATTACAAGCATTAAGCTTATTAAAAGCTTACTTGCCAACAAGCTACAAAGAAGGAGCAAAAAATCCTATCGCTCGTGAAAAAGTGCATAATGCTGCAACTTTAGCTGGTGTTGCGTTTGCTCAATCATTCTTAGGTGTTTGCCACTCAATTGCTCATAAAATTGGTGCGGCATTCCACATTCCTCATGGTGTAGCTAATGCGATGCTAATTAGTAATGTTGTTCGCTTTAATGCAACGGATAAACCGACTAAACAAGGTACATTTAGCCAATATGGTTATCCTCAAGCTGTAAGACGTTATGCAGAGATTGCTGAACATCTTGGCTTAACTGTAGCAACAGATAAAGACGAGAAGAAAGTTGAGAAATTAATTGGCTGGTTAGATCAATTAAGAAAAGATCTAGATATTCCTTTCTCTATCAAAGAGTTTGGTGTAGATGAGAAAACTTTCTTAGCCCAAGTCGATCAACTTGCAGTTGATGCATTTGATGACCAATGTACTGGTGCTAACCCTCGTTATCCTTTAATTGCAGAATTAAAACAAATTCTACTTGATACTTACTATGGTCGTGCGTATCAAGATAAAGGTGACATTAGTGAAGATGTAGCTGTTAACACTGCAGCTAAAGGTGTAGCTGCAACTACAACTAAGAAAAAAGCACCTAAAAAGAAATAA
- the tuf gene encoding elongation factor Tu, with protein MSKEKFERTKPHVNVGTIGHVDHGKTTLTAAITSVLSKKYGGQARAFDQIDNAPEEKARGITINTSHVEYDTPTRHYAHVDCPGHADYVKNMITGAAQMDGAILVVAATDGPMPQTREHILLGRQVGVPYIIVFLNKCDMVDDEELLELVEMEVRELLSQYDFPGDDTPVIRGSALKALEGDAAWEDKIVELAEALDSYIPEPERDIDKPFLLPIEDVFSISGRGTVVTGRVERGVIKVGEEVEIVGIKPTTKTTCTGVEMFRKLLDEGRAGENVGVLLRGTKREEIERGQVLAKPGSITPHTDFESEVYILSKDEGGRHTPFFKGYRPQFYFRTTDVTGTIELPEGVEMVMPGDNIKMTVSLIHPIAMADGLRFAIREGGRTVGAGVVAKVIK; from the coding sequence ATGTCTAAAGAAAAATTTGAACGTACAAAACCCCACGTTAACGTTGGTACAATCGGCCACGTTGACCATGGTAAAACAACTTTAACTGCAGCGATCACATCAGTATTATCTAAAAAATACGGTGGTCAAGCTCGTGCATTCGATCAAATCGATAACGCACCAGAAGAAAAAGCACGTGGTATCACCATCAATACTTCACACGTTGAATACGATACACCAACTCGTCACTACGCACACGTAGACTGCCCAGGCCATGCCGACTATGTTAAAAACATGATCACTGGTGCGGCACAAATGGACGGCGCTATCTTAGTAGTAGCAGCAACTGATGGTCCAATGCCACAAACTCGTGAGCACATTCTTTTAGGTCGTCAAGTAGGTGTTCCTTACATCATCGTATTCTTAAACAAATGTGATATGGTTGATGATGAAGAATTATTAGAATTAGTTGAAATGGAAGTACGTGAACTTCTATCTCAATACGATTTCCCAGGTGACGATACACCAGTAATTCGTGGTTCAGCGCTTAAAGCGTTAGAAGGCGATGCAGCATGGGAAGACAAAATTGTAGAATTAGCAGAAGCATTAGACAGCTACATTCCAGAACCAGAGCGTGACATTGATAAACCATTCTTATTACCAATCGAAGACGTATTCTCAATCTCAGGCCGTGGTACAGTAGTAACAGGTCGTGTAGAGCGCGGTGTAATCAAAGTTGGTGAAGAAGTTGAAATCGTTGGTATCAAACCGACTACTAAAACAACTTGTACTGGTGTTGAAATGTTCCGTAAATTACTAGACGAAGGTCGTGCTGGTGAGAACGTAGGTGTATTATTACGTGGTACAAAACGTGAAGAAATCGAACGTGGTCAAGTATTAGCAAAACCAGGTTCAATCACTCCACATACAGATTTCGAATCAGAAGTGTATATTCTAAGTAAAGATGAAGGTGGTCGTCATACGCCATTCTTCAAAGGTTACCGTCCACAGTTCTACTTCCGTACAACAGACGTAACAGGTACTATTGAATTACCAGAAGGCGTAGAAATGGTAATGCCAGGTGATAACATCAAAATGACAGTATCATTAATTCACCCAATCGCAATGGCAGACGGCTTACGTTTCGCTATCCGTGAAGGTGGTCGTACTGTTGGTGCTGGTGTTGTTGCTAAGGTTATTAAATAA